In Acidobacteriota bacterium, the genomic window GAGCCCGATAGCCTACAAGGACATGGTCATAGCTGCGGTTGGCGCCCGCGAGCACGGCGTAATGGCGTTTCGTCAGGACGACGGCCGAATCGTCTGGCGGGCCGGTAACTTCTCCGACATAGTCCCGGCCTCGCCGCTGATCATCACGCTCGAAGGGGAAGAACAGCTCGTCATCACTTCCGGTGACGGCGTGCATGCTTACGATCCGAACACCGGGAAGCCGATTTGGGAATATCTCTTTCCGACCAGAAGCGGCGTCAACATCAGCAGCCCGGTTTGGTGCCCCGACGATCGGCTCCTGTTTGTTTCGTGCGCATACGACGGGGGCTCCAGGGTCATCCAACTCGCAAGGTCGGCCGGCCGCACGGAGGCGAAGGAGCTCTGGTTCAGCAACAAAATGCGCGTGCACTTCGGAAACGTGCTGCGGATCGGCGACTTCTTCTTTGGAAGCAGCGGTGATTTCGGGCCTTCGTTTCTGACGGCCATCAATGCCCGCACCGGGCAAGTCGCGTGGCAGGATCGGAGCTTTGCGAAGGTCAGTTTTGTCGCCGCCGATGGAAAGGTGATCCTGCTGGATGAGGACGGGAATCTTGGGCTGGTAACGATGTCGGCAGAGGGTCTGAAGATTCTCGCGAGAGCACCAGTGGCCACCGCGACATCGTGGACCGTGCCGACACTCATTGGCACAACTCTCTACTTGCGCGACCGAGTCAACATCGCGGCACTCGAGGTCGGAGATTCACTGAACAATCCGCCTCGTTAGCAGGGTGCGCGTCAAAGTCTTGCGGATACCTTGCGCATACCCATGACACACCACCATCTGGCCTCAGACAAACTTGAGTCGAACCCGGAACGAAGGTATACTGGCGCGCACCGAAGGTCTCCGGCAAAATCCTGAGCGCTGGTTCTCAGGATCAGTGGAACGCGAGAACTCGGCGCCGCCCGTCACGACGCAGCTTGCATCCGAAAAAGCGAGGAAGAGATGAACAGTATGAAGCGAAGGCATGGGCTTTATGTTGGTGTGATCTTTGCCGCGCTCCTCGTCGGGCTCGAAGCCGGTCAGTTCGTGATCCAGGAAACGGTGGCCGCTCAAGAAAAACGCGCCCAGGCGCCAGGGTTCGTGGTGGACCCGCTCTGGCCCAAGCCGCTGCCTAACCACTGGGTCCTCGGTTCGGTTACCGGAGTTGCGGTTGATTCTCAGGATCATATCTGGATCACGCATCGAGGTGCGGATTCACTCGGCAACAACGAAAAGGGCGCGATACTAAACCCACCTACCGGATGCTGCGTCCCTGCTCCGCAAGTTCTCGAATTCGATCAGGCTGGGAAACTCATCAGTCATTGGGGCGGCCCGGCTCAGGGGTTCGACTGGCCGCAGTCCACTGGCGGGATCACCGTCGATCATAAGGGGAACGTTTGGATCGCAGCGGCCGGCCAGCCTGAGGGCGCGGCGAGACCTGCCGGGGCTGCGGGCGCGAGACCTGCGGCGCCCAAACCTCAAGACGCTCACGTACTCAAGTTCTCGCGAACGGGCAAATTCCTGTTGCAGATCGGACACGCAGGCAAAGTCGAAGGCAGCGACAGCACGACCGGGCTGAACCGGCCTGCTGGCCTCCGCGTCGATGCCGCAACGAATGAAGTCTATGTCGCCGATGGAATCGGCAATCACCGCGTCGCGGTGTTTGACGCCGACACCGGCGCCTATAAACGGCACTGGGGCGCTTATGGCGAGAAGCCGGAAGACGGCAGTCTCGGCCCGTACGATCCGAATGCACCCCCGGCGAAACAGTTTCGCACCGTGAGCTGCGCCGCGATATCGAAGGACGGCCTGGTGTACGTCTGCGACCGCCAGAATGACCGGATCCAGGTGTTTCAAAAGGACGGCAAGTTCGTCAAGGAAGCGTTCGTATCTAAGAGCACTCTCGGGGACGGGTCGGTGTGGGACATCGCGTTTTCCAGCGATCCGCAACAACGGTTCGTCTACGTCGCCGATGGTCACGACAAGAAAGTGTTTGTGCTGCGCCGCGATACGCTTGATGTTGTGACGAGCTTCGGCGACGGAGGGCGCCAGCCGGGCCAGTTCTATGGCGTCGGCTGCATCGCCGTGGATTCGAAGGGCAACGTCTACACCGGCGAGACCTACGAAGGGAAGCGCGTGCAGAAGTTTGTTTACAAGGGCATGGCTGCGAGTCGGTAGATCAAGAGATTTTTTATTTGTGATTGGTCATTTGCAATTTGTCATTTAATACCGCGAGAGATTGACTACGGCATTTCCGCAATGACAAATGACAACTAGAAAATAGAAAATGGAAAATAGGAAAAGGCTTTCCTTTGGTAAAGAGGAGAGAAATCGATGAGAGATTCGAAACGTAATTTCTATATCGGGGCGATCTTGGTGGTGCTTCTGGTCGCGCTGTTCATCGGTCAGAGCCTGCTGGACAAAACGACAGTCGCTGAAGGGTCCGTGGTGATGGCGCCCAGGTTCGAAGTAGACCCGCTCTGGCCGAAGCCTCTGCCCAACCACTGGTACATCGGTATGTCGATCGGCATAGCGGTCGACGCCCAGGACCACGTGTGGATCGTTCATCGGCCCGACACTGTC contains:
- a CDS encoding PQQ-binding-like beta-propeller repeat protein; the protein is MHALSAAVVVLLLSGLLSGVPVTQKTSKPSPHPPSWLGWGGARHNFTSDTKGLANTWPPEGPKRLWRRPLGEGHSSIIGEGGEGGEGGEGGEGGRLYTMYRPTTGIRNTWKSEEVVIALDAASGKTIWEYRYPASLDTMNFSRGAGPHSTPLIAGNRLFAASTDKQFFALDKLTGKLLWSHNFVKEYNALPNQMRWAVKPGYSTSPIAYKDMVIAAVGAREHGVMAFRQDDGRIVWRAGNFSDIVPASPLIITLEGEEQLVITSGDGVHAYDPNTGKPIWEYLFPTRSGVNISSPVWCPDDRLLFVSCAYDGGSRVIQLARSAGRTEAKELWFSNKMRVHFGNVLRIGDFFFGSSGDFGPSFLTAINARTGQVAWQDRSFAKVSFVAADGKVILLDEDGNLGLVTMSAEGLKILARAPVATATSWTVPTLIGTTLYLRDRVNIAALEVGDSLNNPPR